A window of the Lolium perenne isolate Kyuss_39 chromosome 7, Kyuss_2.0, whole genome shotgun sequence genome harbors these coding sequences:
- the LOC127312026 gene encoding myb family transcription factor MPH1, with product MRGFERRGVRQYNRSDEPRMRWTEELHRQFIEAVDCLGGPNEATPKRILQLMGLKGVSISHIKSHLQMYRSSSSNNNGDTPANTFVNRREDHCVDDGSQDRNNTLSASDMINASSSYSVPSRGTQHVHRSPYQIPSLEVVFRSWEQTIGLLPWNSRKLTTSKKLVGWPCHVDGKTRQTAAGCDLTLSIGGWPEDEAEASSDADGSSTTTEEAVVLGRNRGTGDHRCSALNLDLNLDLAVSSSWLT from the exons ATGAGAGGGTTTGAGAGGAGAGGCGTCAGGCAGTACAACAGGTCTGACGAGCCGCGGATGCGGTGGACAGAGGAGCTGCACCGGCAGTTCATCGAGGCTGTCGACTGCCTCGGCGGCCCAAACG AGGCAACGCCCAAGCGGATCCTTCAGCTGATGGGCCTGAAGGGAGTCAGCATATCTCACATCAAGAGCCATCTTCAG ATGTACCGGTCAAGCTCAAGCAACAACAACGGTGACACCCCAGCCAACACGTTTGTGAATCGTCGTGAAGATCACTGTGTCGATGATGGGTCACAAGATAGGAACAACACGTTAAGTGCTTCGGACATGATCAACGCTTCTTCTTCTTACTCCGTGCCTAGCCGCGGCACCCAGCACGTCCACCGGTCACCGTATCAAAT ACCATCGCTTGAAGTGGTTTTCAGGAGCTGGGAGCAGACTATAGGGCTTCTGCCATGGAACTCCAGGAAGCTAACTACCTCAAAGAAG TTGGTCGGTTGGCCGTGTCACGTTGATGGCAAGACGCGTCAGACGGCGGCGGGGTGTGACTTGACGCTATCAATCGGCGGTTGGCCGGAGGATGAGGCAGAGGCAAGCAGCGATGCCGATGGCTCCAGTACGACCACCGAGGAGGCCGTCGTGCTGGGGAGGAACCGGGGAACTGGTGACCACCGCTGCTCCGCTCTGAACCTTGACCTGAACCTCGACCTCGCCGTCTCATCTTCTTGGCTCACCTGA